The genomic region GACCTACGACGACAGCAAGTTGGCCAGTGGCTACTCGGTCGGCTCAGTGTCGGCCAATCCAAAGTCCATCAGCATTTCAGGGCCCAAGGCCAACGTTGATTCAGTGGCTTACATTGCCGCAACGGTGGACCTCCCTAACAACACCAAGAGCACGGTGACCCAAAATGTTAAGTTGGTCGCTTTGGATAGTAATGGTGAGCCGGTTGAAGTTAAGTTAAGCCAGCAGACAGCTGACGCCACCGTGACGGTTAATAACGAACCGAGTAAAAAGTTAAACTTGTCAGCCACGGTCAGTGGTGGCGATAGTAGTAACTTTGACATTGCCTTTAGCCCAAAGACAGTGACCGCCTACGGTTCTTCCGATACCTTAAATGGCATTGATCACATTGATGTACCGGTTGATGTCAGTGATGTTTCGCGGCAAAGGGTGACTCAGGTGAAGTTGAACAAGCCCAATGGGGTTGACAGCCTCAGTGACGACAGCGTCCAAGTAACTGTCACCCCTCACTAAAAAATTAAACTAGAGAAGTAGTGGCCGCCTAGACCGGCGGCCGGAGATAAAACGATGAGTGATTTTAAGTTAAAGTATTTTGGGACCGACGGGGTCCGTGGGATTGCTAATCAAGAGCTAACCCCTGATTTGGCCCTGCGTTTGGGTCGAGCTGGCGGTACGATTTTAACCCGTCATGCAGCCAACCAAGATAAGCGGCCCGTGGTTATTTTAGGCCGTGACACCCGGATTTCGGGTGAAATGCTCCAAGAGGCGATTACGGCCGGTTTGTTGTCGGTCGGGGTCGATGTCTTGAAGCTCGGGGTGATTACAACCCCTGCCGTGGCTTACCTGGTCGAAGATTTGGAGGCCGATGCCGGTGTCCAGATTACCGCCTCCCATAACCCGGCCCAGGACAACGGGATTAAGTTCTTTGGTAGTGATGGCTTCAAGCTGTCCGATGAGTTGGAATATGAAATCGAAAAGCTACTAGATGCCCCGGTTGATGAACTGCCTAAGCCTAGTGCTGCTGGTTTAGGAACGATGAACAACTACCCAGAAGGGGTTTCAAAGTACCTGTCTTACCTGCAGCAAACCATCCCGATGGACCTAGCTGGTTTGCGGGTAGCTTTGGACGGCGCTAACGGTGCAAGCAGTAATCTTTTGCCCCGGCTCTTTGCCGACTTGGACGTTGATTTTGAGACGATGGGGACCGACCCTGATGGGCTCAATATCAATGACGGCGTAGGTTCGACCCACCCCCAGGCCCTAGCCAAGATGGTTGCCGATGGTGACTTTTCGGCCGGTCTGGCCCTAGATGGGGACGGGGATCGTTTGATTGCCGTTGATGAAAACGGTCAAATTGTCGATGGTGACAAGATTATGTTTATTACCGCCAAGTTCTTGAACCAGGCGGGTCGCTTGAAGCATAATACGGTCGTATCTACGGTGATGAGTAACATTGGTTTCCATAAGGCCCTAGAGGCTAATGGCATCCGCAGCGTGCAGACCAAGGTTGGTGATCGCTACGTGATGGAGGAGATGCTGGCCCATGATTACAACTTTGGTGGGGAGCAGTCCGGCCACATTATCTTCCGTGACTGGGCTAAGACCGGTGATGGCCTGCTAACGGCCCTCCAGTTACTCTATGTCATGAAGGAGACCGGCCAGTCGCTATCATCTCTGGCCGATGAGGTTACCCTTTATCCCCAAAAGCTGGTAAATGTGCCGGTTAAGGACAAGGAAGCCATTCAACAGGACCCAGTGGTCCTGGCTAAGATTAAAGAAGTTGAGGAGCGCATGGCCGGTGACGGCCGGGTTTTGGTCCGTCCTTCCGGAACCGAATCCCTGCTTAGAATTATGGCTGAGGCACCGACCCAGGAACAGGTTGATGCCGACGTTGCTGAAATTGAAGCAGTGGTCGTAAAGCAGGCCCAGCAGCAAGCAAAAGACTGATATTATCAGTCTTTTTTAGTTAACTTCAGCTGCTGAGAATAGCCGGTTTTTTGTTATAATATTACTATCGAACATTGTAAAGGGGTTCCACCTTGTCACAAGCAAGTTTTGAAAAAAATTTAGCCGAACACTACCATATTCACTTTAAAAATCAGGCCCTCTTAGTTGAAGCGTTGACCCAGCGTAACTATCTCAATGAGCACCCCGATGAACCGGGGCGTGACTACCAACGGTTGGAATTTTTGGGGGATGCGGTTATGCAAGAGGCCGTTACCGAGTACCTCTTTAAGCGTTACCCAGACTGGCATGAAGGCCAGCTGACTGAAATGCGGATTACCATGGTTCAGACCCGCTCCTTTGCCCACTTTGCCCGGGTAATTCACCTGGATGAGGCCATCCGCCTGGGAAAAGGTGAGGAAATGAATGGGGCCCGCAACCGTGACAGTCTCCTGGAAGATATTTGGGAAGCCTTTATTGGCGCCCTTTACCTGGACCAGGGTGCTGACGCAGTTCGCGAACTTTTAGACCAGACGCTCTTTGCGGCCATTGATGACCATTTCTTTGACCAGTTCATCGACTTTAAAACCCGTCTCCAGGAATACCTGCAAGCTCAGGGAACCGTTGAGATTAGTTACCAGACTGAAAGCGACCAGGTCTTACCCGACCATACCCAAATCTTTGGTGTGAGCGTTTCGGTTAATGACCGCCTGCTTGCCCGTGGACAGGGCAAGTCAATTAAGGATGCCGAAAAGGATGCGGCCCGTATTGCCTTGGAGCAACTAAAAGCCATCTAAACCCTATGAAATTAAAAACCCTTGAAATTAGCGGGTTCAAGTCCTTCGCCGATAAGACCGTCATTGAATTTATGCCGGGGATGACCGGCATCGTAGGACCCAATGGATCCGGAAAATCAAATATTATTGAGGCCATGCGTTGGGTGATGGGGGAGCAGAGCGCCAAGGACCTCCGTGGCAACAAGATGTCGGACGTCATCTTTGCCGGTACCAGTCACCGCCGGGCTTTGAGCCGGGCTGAGGTGTCGATGACCTTTGACAACAGCGATCATTACGTCCAGTCCGACTTTAATGAAATTCGGATTACCCGTCGCCTGTATCGGAATGGTGAAAGTGTTTACCAGCTTAACGGGGCGGATTGCCGCTTGCGCGATATTCACAACCTCTTTACTGACACCGGTCTTGGTCGGGAAGGTTTCTCGATTATTTCCCAGGGGCAGGTGGAAAACGTCTTCTCTGCCAAACCGGAAGACCGCCGTGGCATCATTGAAGAAGTCGCCGGCGTTTACAAGTACAAGCAAAATAAGCAGCGGGCTGAACGTGAGTTAGACCAAACCGCGGACAACTTAAGCCGGGTGACTGACATTATTTCAGAGGTTGAACAGCGCCTTGAACCTTTGTCCCAGGCTGCCAGCCGAGCCCGCCAGTATTTGGAACTGCGCGAGCACTACGTCCAGCTCGACCAGGCCCGCTTGGCCCTAGCTATCCAGGCCCTGCGCGACCAGCAGAATCAACAGCGCCAGGCCCTGGCCGATCAAAAGAATGCGGTCAAGGACCAAGAAGCACTGGTGGCTAAAGTTAAAGGCGAACTGGCTGATTACCGGGCCCGCCAGGTTGATTTGCAAGAACAGCGGGAAAACCTGCAGGCCCAGATTGTCCAAGACACGCAGCAACGGGAGCAATTGATTGGCTCACAGAAATTAGCGAGCCAGGAGATTGAAAATATCCAAGCTGCCCAGGTGCGATTGGCTACTGAGCTAACCCGTTTGTCTGGGGACCAGGAACGGGTTCAAGCTGACTTACGCTCCCGCCAGGTCCAGCTGACTGAGCGGGAAACCGTTGCTGCCCAGCTTAAAAAACAGCTGGACGAGCTCGAAAGTAAGCACGGTCAGCGTCGCTTACAAGACCTAGAACAGCGCCTGGCTGAAGGTCGGCACCGCTATGTGACGGTCATGCAGGATGTGGCCAGTTTGCGCAACAACCTTAGCCATAATCAGAAGAGTCAGGAGCGGCTAACCTTCCAACTCGAAAAGGCTCAATCGGCCTTAGCTGAGCAAAAGGTCGCCCAAAATGAGGCCCAAACTGCCTTGGAGCAATACCAGCAGGGTAAGCAGGCTGGCCCCAAGCAAGATACTGCTGCCTACCAGGACAAGGTTGACCATGCCCGTTCTGATCTGGCCAAGCACCAGACGCAAATCCAGCAGGCTGACCAGCAAGTGCTTAAGCAACAGCGCGAGTTAGAAACGTTGCGGTCCCGCTACGATGCGCTGACTGCCATGGATGATTATGCCGGCTTTTACCATGGAGTTCGCCAGGTAATGTCACCCCAGATCAAGTCTCGTTTTCCAGGCATCGTTGGGGTCGTGGCGGAGTTAATGCAGGTGCCAAAGAAATATACCCAGGCCATCGAAACGGCTCTTGGGGGCGCCCTCCAGCAAATCGTTGTCGCAGATACGGCCACGGCCAAAAAGATTGTGGCCTATCTGACCAAGACTCGGCAGGGGCGGGTAACCCTCCTGCCCGTTGATAGTATTCGTCCCCGTCGCCAGCCTGACTTGAGTCAGGTTCAACACCTGGAGGGTTACCTGGGGCTGGCGGCAGATTTAGTTTCCATGCAGGCCCAGTTAGCCAATATTTGCCAGAATTTGTTGGGGACAACGGTGGTGGCGACGAACTTAGATGCCGCTACGGCCATCAGCAAGCAGGGCCAACGCCGCTTTCGAGTAGTGACCCTAGACGGTCAGGTGGTTAACCCCGGCGGTTCCATTACCGGTGGGGCCAACCAGCGCCAAGGCTCAACCCTGCTCAGTCGTCGTAACCAGCTGAACCAGTTGGACCAGGATATTCAGGCGCACAGCCAACGGCTAAGTGCGTTAAATCAGAGTCGTGACCAACTCACCACCAAACAAGGTCAACTACAAACTGACTTGCAGGCTGCGCTGGACCAGTTGCGGGAAGTCCAACAGGCTAGCCAGGCGGTTGACTACGAGCTCAAAAACCACCAGGATCAAGTTAAACAGCAGGATGTCTTAGTGCAGACCTTGACTGCTGAATTAGCAGACCTCCAGGCTGAGCAGGCCGACCTGGTTAAAGAGGCCAGTCAGGCTCAGGACAGTCTCAATCAAGCCACTACCCAGGAAAAGCAGTTGGAGGGGGATAATCAGACCCTCAGTGACCAACTAGCCGACTACCAGGACCAGCACCAGGATTACTTAGATAAAAAGGCTGATTTGCAAACTCGTCAAGCGACTGTGGTGGCCCAGCTTGAAGGTGACCAGTCGGTTGCGACTGACCTGAACCAACGCCTGGCCGAATTAAAAAAGCAGCAGGCCGATTACCAGGACCAAGACCAGGCCTACCAAACCCAACTTGACCAGGCGAAGGATCAGCTGCACTTAGGTCAGCAGGTTGAGGCCCTCAGTACTAAATTAGAGCAGGCCCAAGCCGCCGTCGAAGAGCAGGGGCAGCAATGGCGCACCCTGACAGACCACTTGGATGGTTTGGACCAGTCCTTTACCAAGGAACAGGGCCAGTTAAATGAACACCTAGCTGAACAGAGTCGCCTGACTGCCCACTTGGACCAGGTCGAGAACCGTTTGGCTGACCGGCAAAGCGAGTTAAGCCAGAAGTACGGTCAGGGAGCTGACGCTGATTTGAAGGGTTTGGTCACG from Leuconostocaceae bacterium ESL0723 harbors:
- the glmM gene encoding phosphoglucosamine mutase — its product is MSDFKLKYFGTDGVRGIANQELTPDLALRLGRAGGTILTRHAANQDKRPVVILGRDTRISGEMLQEAITAGLLSVGVDVLKLGVITTPAVAYLVEDLEADAGVQITASHNPAQDNGIKFFGSDGFKLSDELEYEIEKLLDAPVDELPKPSAAGLGTMNNYPEGVSKYLSYLQQTIPMDLAGLRVALDGANGASSNLLPRLFADLDVDFETMGTDPDGLNINDGVGSTHPQALAKMVADGDFSAGLALDGDGDRLIAVDENGQIVDGDKIMFITAKFLNQAGRLKHNTVVSTVMSNIGFHKALEANGIRSVQTKVGDRYVMEEMLAHDYNFGGEQSGHIIFRDWAKTGDGLLTALQLLYVMKETGQSLSSLADEVTLYPQKLVNVPVKDKEAIQQDPVVLAKIKEVEERMAGDGRVLVRPSGTESLLRIMAEAPTQEQVDADVAEIEAVVVKQAQQQAKD
- the rnc gene encoding ribonuclease III, which translates into the protein MSQASFEKNLAEHYHIHFKNQALLVEALTQRNYLNEHPDEPGRDYQRLEFLGDAVMQEAVTEYLFKRYPDWHEGQLTEMRITMVQTRSFAHFARVIHLDEAIRLGKGEEMNGARNRDSLLEDIWEAFIGALYLDQGADAVRELLDQTLFAAIDDHFFDQFIDFKTRLQEYLQAQGTVEISYQTESDQVLPDHTQIFGVSVSVNDRLLARGQGKSIKDAEKDAARIALEQLKAI
- a CDS encoding CdaR family protein gives rise to the protein MKNWTNSKVINLVFSLFLALLLSAYVLSTQSSSRNNKDEFTSILPEKRANLTVALGLQYDSDQYVVVGAPASVNISVHGPAAIVTATQGHNDIQAVADLRDLGVGQHSVKVAVKGVNTSLTSTVNPQTVQVTIAKKTSEKRNIKVTYDDSKLASGYSVGSVSANPKSISISGPKANVDSVAYIAATVDLPNNTKSTVTQNVKLVALDSNGEPVEVKLSQQTADATVTVNNEPSKKLNLSATVSGGDSSNFDIAFSPKTVTAYGSSDTLNGIDHIDVPVDVSDVSRQRVTQVKLNKPNGVDSLSDDSVQVTVTPH
- the smc gene encoding chromosome segregation protein SMC; its protein translation is MKLKTLEISGFKSFADKTVIEFMPGMTGIVGPNGSGKSNIIEAMRWVMGEQSAKDLRGNKMSDVIFAGTSHRRALSRAEVSMTFDNSDHYVQSDFNEIRITRRLYRNGESVYQLNGADCRLRDIHNLFTDTGLGREGFSIISQGQVENVFSAKPEDRRGIIEEVAGVYKYKQNKQRAERELDQTADNLSRVTDIISEVEQRLEPLSQAASRARQYLELREHYVQLDQARLALAIQALRDQQNQQRQALADQKNAVKDQEALVAKVKGELADYRARQVDLQEQRENLQAQIVQDTQQREQLIGSQKLASQEIENIQAAQVRLATELTRLSGDQERVQADLRSRQVQLTERETVAAQLKKQLDELESKHGQRRLQDLEQRLAEGRHRYVTVMQDVASLRNNLSHNQKSQERLTFQLEKAQSALAEQKVAQNEAQTALEQYQQGKQAGPKQDTAAYQDKVDHARSDLAKHQTQIQQADQQVLKQQRELETLRSRYDALTAMDDYAGFYHGVRQVMSPQIKSRFPGIVGVVAELMQVPKKYTQAIETALGGALQQIVVADTATAKKIVAYLTKTRQGRVTLLPVDSIRPRRQPDLSQVQHLEGYLGLAADLVSMQAQLANICQNLLGTTVVATNLDAATAISKQGQRRFRVVTLDGQVVNPGGSITGGANQRQGSTLLSRRNQLNQLDQDIQAHSQRLSALNQSRDQLTTKQGQLQTDLQAALDQLREVQQASQAVDYELKNHQDQVKQQDVLVQTLTAELADLQAEQADLVKEASQAQDSLNQATTQEKQLEGDNQTLSDQLADYQDQHQDYLDKKADLQTRQATVVAQLEGDQSVATDLNQRLAELKKQQADYQDQDQAYQTQLDQAKDQLHLGQQVEALSTKLEQAQAAVEEQGQQWRTLTDHLDGLDQSFTKEQGQLNEHLAEQSRLTAHLDQVENRLADRQSELSQKYGQGADADLKGLVTAVDVEHLDENLAQVKASLNGLGDVNVGAINEYQEIDERYQFLTSQRDDLLAAKANLEQTITEMDGVVQKRFKETFDTVAHHFTRVFAQMFGGGQAELQLTDPEHLLTTGIDIVAQPPGKKFQRLSLLSGGEKALTAISLLFAILQVRPVPFVVLDEAEAALDEANVDRFANYLHQFGGQTQFIVITHRKGTMVNANLLYGVTMQEAGVSKIVAVNLDQASQRIS